Genomic DNA from Rathayibacter sp. VKM Ac-2759:
ACGCCCAACCAGAACAGGACCGACAGAGGAACGGAGCCCGCCCGCGTGCCGCGGACGGCTCGGCGGCTCATGCAGCCACCTGGAGGGCGCAAACATCAGTTCGTGAACTGTTGATCACGGCGTTCGGCATCGCAGTGCTCTTGCACAAACTGCACGCGGCAAGATCCATCTCCTCGTCAAGCGCAGCTTCGCCGTTGAAGGCTGTCGATGACACAGGGTGACGAACGGGCGGGTGGTAGGCAGCTTCAATGAAACCCCCAGGCATGCTGATGCCGCGGTGTGAGCGGACCGGCGAAGAGCCGATACAAGGACTTGGTCATACGCGGATGATGCTTTCCGTCTCGGTGGACCAGATCTGAAAGTCGATCCAGGCAGAGTTCCACGGAAAGCCGACCAAAAGCACGGAGAAGTAGCCTAGCTGCCTAATAGCCACGCTGAAGGAAGGGCCCGACGGTCACAGGTCTCAGCGTCAACACCATTACCTGGCCGATCGAGACGAAGTCGATCGGGCACGTAGCCGACACCCTGACGCCCGCGGAACCGGTAAACTGACATAATTTAGATTATCGGAGATATATCGGTAGGACAGGGGGCCCTTGCAGCTGACGCAGGGCCGGCTCGTGGGCATGCCTCATCCGTAGGCGGACCCGAGGTTATTGCAATGCTCCGCACCTACGGCCGTCGTATCGGTGGCCTCCTGGAACATCAACCCAACCACTAGCTTGCCGCTGCGGTTAATACGCTGCCAGGTCACCCGCTCGCGACCACCGCCAATGTCGCACTCCATACGATGCCCGTCGCGGGTTGCCGACACCGGCCTTGGCGGTCATCGAGCATGGGCCGGGCTGCTGCGGTCCGTCATCCAGGGGTCTTGCAATTGGTGCAGGGCATGCACCAGTGCGCCCTCTACCGGCCCCCACGGCGACGACGGCAGGAACGTACCCGAGACGCGTCGACGTACAGCGCGAGCGTGGACTCCTCGACCTGACCGAAACCTGCGTCATTGGTGACCAGACCATCGGCGCCGACAAACGCCGCTGTGGCGGCGTGCGCTGCGTCGTACGAAGCCAGGCCGGAGGAGGTCATCGTGTCCACGACGAGGTCACCGACCTCCTCGAGCTCAATGCGTAGATGAGGCACCGTGTCGAGCAGGTCCTGCCACGAGTCCAGAAGCTGTTGGGTCAGCCGCCCGGCGCGTCGTCGCACACGCCCATCTGTACGAAGCTTCGGCCACGAGCCGGGGCCATGCTGCTCGCGAACCGCGACCTTGAACGCTATTTCCGCCAACTCGAGCTCAAGGAGCCGGTTGTAGTAGACGGTCGCCTCGTTCTCAACCAGCGCGAGCATGAAGGTTTGACTCACTGCATGCAACGGCTCCGTCGTGATGAGGACGTTCACCACGAAGGAGGTGTCGAGCACCACCTCGCTTGGAAGAGCGAGTGCTGAATCTTCGTAGGAGAAGACATTTCGGGCCAGCGCCGGTCTCCCGGGCGGCACCTACTCGGACCGCGACTGGGTGGCGGCCGCGCGATGCGCTGCTCGCTCCGTTGACGACGTCACCGGGTGGCGGGCGGCTGACGCTGCGGAGACGAATCGGCCCGTGACCGCAGAACGCGTCACGATGCGGCTAGTGGCTGCCGAGGCGGCGCTGCGGCGCTGCGCGGTCGTGCCTGACGGCTTGATGACCCGCGTTGCCTTTGCGCTGCTGCTCAGTCGGGAAGTCATATCGACAGAGTAAACCCATGAAGAGCCTCAGCTCAGAACACTCCTGGGAAGGTCCCGACGCCACGCAGTCCGAACTCTCGGGAAGGATCCCGACTACTACCGACTGCGGTCTCCACGATCGCGCGTCCGACCACCAGCCGACGGTGCAACGCCGCCGCCGCGGCTGGGCGTTGAACGCGCGGTGACCGCTTCGCGAGCAGGCCTTGCCTGATCGACGTCGGCGCGCATCCGCACCGCGATCTGCTCAGGAGTTGCGTGACCTTCCAAGCTCTTAACAAACGCTTCGCGCCGCTCGGAGCTGTCGTATCGGTTGCCGGCGTCAGCGCGTGCGGCGTCCGCGGTGGAGTCGGCCGCCGGCTCGCTCGCGGAAGTGTCGCGGTGGAGCTGCGCCTGGCTGCTGGCGTCGCTTGCCAGCTCCTGCAACTGCTCCGGGGTGCGGCCCTGCTCATCGCCGCCACGGGCCGCTGCGGCCTCGTAGGCGAGCGCCTGCGCCTCCAACCTTGCTGCAACATCCTGGACGTCGTTCGGC
This window encodes:
- a CDS encoding PIN domain-containing protein; amino-acid sequence: MVLDTSFVVNVLITTEPLHAVSQTFMLALVENEATVYYNRLLELELAEIAFKVAVREQHGPGSWPKLRTDGRVRRRAGRLTQQLLDSWQDLLDTVPHLRIELEEVGDLVVDTMTSSGLASYDAAHAATAAFVGADGLVTNDAGFGQVEESTLALYVDASRVRSCRRRRGGR